Proteins encoded by one window of Salirhabdus salicampi:
- the hflX gene encoding GTPase HflX, producing MENKERVLLAACLIKGKNEDQFETSVQELHELTNTAKGHVVKTVTQKRSRIHPAIYFGEGKIEEIKADVDALNIDVVVFNDELSPGQLKNLTDHLQVRVIDRTQLILDIFAQRANTREGKLQVELAQMQYLLTRLHGKGAELSRLGGGIGTRGPGETKLETDRRHIQRRITEIKRHLANVVNQRGHYRKRRKDNQVFQIALVGYTNSGKSTIFNRLTSSETLEEDQLFATLDPLTRQIQLPGGFSAIISDTVGFIQDLPTTLVAAFRSTLEEVSEADFILHVVDGSNPNYHQHEKTVNQLLRELNADQIPTLTVYNKEDKMIDFVPNSYPFIKISALNEHDIDRLQTEIEKVIQTQWKYYQKKVNPDEGRLLNQLQNETIVIGQTFDEHENTFVLEGYVNPNHPVYQFIHEKEQ from the coding sequence ATGGAGAACAAGGAACGTGTACTTTTAGCAGCCTGCCTTATTAAAGGTAAAAACGAAGATCAATTTGAAACATCAGTTCAAGAATTGCATGAACTTACGAATACAGCCAAAGGCCATGTTGTGAAAACCGTCACTCAAAAACGGTCAAGAATTCACCCAGCTATTTATTTTGGCGAAGGAAAAATTGAGGAGATTAAGGCGGATGTTGATGCCTTAAATATTGACGTTGTTGTATTCAATGATGAACTTTCACCTGGTCAATTAAAGAATTTAACAGATCATTTACAAGTACGCGTTATTGATAGAACGCAATTAATATTAGATATTTTTGCTCAACGAGCGAATACAAGAGAAGGGAAGTTGCAAGTTGAGTTAGCGCAAATGCAATATTTATTAACACGTTTACACGGGAAAGGAGCGGAACTTTCCCGTTTAGGTGGGGGAATTGGTACAAGAGGTCCTGGTGAAACGAAGTTGGAAACAGATCGTCGACATATTCAAAGGCGTATTACAGAAATCAAACGTCACCTTGCGAATGTAGTGAATCAACGAGGACACTATCGTAAACGAAGAAAAGATAATCAAGTATTTCAAATTGCGCTTGTAGGGTATACCAATTCAGGAAAATCTACGATTTTTAATCGTTTAACGAGCAGTGAGACATTAGAGGAAGATCAGCTATTTGCTACATTAGATCCATTAACAAGACAAATACAACTTCCGGGTGGTTTTTCAGCAATTATTTCTGATACAGTTGGTTTCATCCAAGATCTTCCTACTACACTCGTAGCGGCCTTTCGTTCGACATTAGAGGAAGTGTCAGAGGCGGATTTTATTTTACATGTTGTAGATGGTTCGAATCCAAATTATCATCAACATGAGAAGACGGTGAATCAATTATTAAGAGAACTTAACGCAGATCAAATTCCGACTTTAACGGTGTACAATAAAGAGGATAAAATGATTGATTTTGTCCCGAATTCTTATCCGTTTATTAAAATTAGTGCATTAAATGAGCATGACATTGATCGATTACAAACAGAAATTGAAAAAGTCATTCAAACACAATGGAAATATTATCAGAAAAAGGTAAATCCGGATGAGGGAAGATTATTAAACCAACTACAAAACGAAACAATTGTTATTGGTCAAACTTTTGATGAACATGAAAACACGTTTGTATTGGAAGGGTATGTGAACCCAAACCACCCTGTTTATCAATTCATTCACGAAAAGGAGCAATAA
- a CDS encoding AAA family ATPase, with amino-acid sequence MDLQTRKKGQINIILQEQDRQHHEEKSVSTDLNREKDFAFIDEAFASFIGLDPLKHTIKEIYANVMINRKRKEAGLKTEHQMLHMLFKGNPGTGKTTIARKIASLFHQMNLLSKGHFIEAERADLVGEYIGHTAQKTRDLIQKALGGVLFIDEAYSLARGGDKDFGKEAIDTLVKHMEDHHQDFVLILAGYPEEMERFLYLNPGLKSRFPIIVDFRDYTVDELMKIAHIITEQKQYRLSNEAKAKLRNHLWEMKTSYVSDFSNGRYVRNVIEQSIRRQALRVVAMKKYSVSDLTYITRDDLIFSETKT; translated from the coding sequence ATGGATTTACAAACGCGAAAAAAAGGGCAGATCAACATCATATTGCAGGAACAGGATCGGCAACATCATGAAGAGAAATCTGTTTCCACTGACCTGAATCGGGAAAAAGACTTTGCTTTTATTGATGAAGCGTTTGCTTCGTTCATTGGCCTTGACCCGTTAAAACATACAATAAAAGAAATTTACGCAAATGTAATGATAAATCGAAAACGTAAGGAAGCTGGTTTAAAGACTGAACATCAAATGCTTCACATGTTATTTAAAGGAAATCCTGGAACAGGTAAAACGACCATTGCTCGCAAAATTGCGAGCTTATTTCACCAGATGAATTTGTTATCTAAAGGACACTTCATTGAGGCGGAGCGTGCCGATCTCGTTGGTGAATATATAGGTCATACCGCTCAAAAAACACGTGACTTAATCCAAAAGGCTTTAGGTGGAGTATTATTTATAGACGAAGCATACTCTTTAGCTCGAGGCGGAGATAAAGATTTCGGAAAAGAAGCCATTGATACACTTGTCAAACATATGGAAGATCACCATCAAGATTTCGTGCTGATCCTTGCTGGTTATCCGGAGGAAATGGAACGGTTCTTATATTTGAATCCAGGATTAAAATCACGTTTCCCAATTATTGTAGATTTCCGTGATTATACTGTTGATGAGTTAATGAAAATTGCACACATTATTACTGAACAAAAACAATATCGGCTATCTAATGAAGCTAAAGCAAAATTGCGTAACCATTTATGGGAAATGAAAACTAGTTATGTTTCTGACTTCTCAAATGGTAGGTACGTCCGAAATGTAATTGAGCAATCAATTCGACGTCAAGCATTACGTGTAGTAGCGATGAAGAAATACTCAGTATCTGATTTAACTTATATTACAAGAGACGATTTAATCTTTTCAGAAACGAAAACGTAA
- the lexA gene encoding transcriptional repressor LexA, which yields MTKLSTRQQAILDYIREQVLEKGYPPSVREIAQAVGLASSSTVHGHLSRLEQKGYIRRDPTKPRAIELLLEDVEQTAPKQEAAFIPVIGKVTAGAPITAIENIEEYIPVPNHLSHDEDDLFVLNIQGDSMIEAGILDGDRVIVRKQQTALNGEIVVAMTEEDEATVKRFFREENYIRLQPENASLEPIIVQNVVILGKVIGLYREIY from the coding sequence ATGACTAAGCTATCAACTAGGCAACAAGCAATTTTAGATTACATACGAGAGCAAGTACTCGAGAAAGGCTATCCACCTTCAGTACGTGAAATTGCCCAGGCAGTTGGACTAGCATCAAGTTCAACAGTTCATGGCCATCTATCTAGACTTGAACAAAAAGGCTATATCCGAAGAGATCCGACAAAACCCCGTGCTATTGAACTATTACTTGAAGATGTAGAACAAACTGCACCGAAGCAGGAAGCAGCTTTCATTCCTGTCATCGGGAAAGTGACAGCAGGTGCGCCAATTACAGCGATTGAAAACATTGAAGAATATATACCAGTACCAAATCATTTATCCCATGATGAAGATGATTTATTCGTTTTAAACATACAAGGTGATAGTATGATAGAGGCAGGAATCCTGGATGGTGATAGAGTTATCGTACGAAAGCAACAAACTGCCCTAAACGGCGAAATCGTGGTTGCAATGACAGAAGAAGATGAAGCAACGGTAAAACGTTTTTTCCGGGAAGAAAACTACATTCGTCTTCAGCCGGAAAACGCTTCTCTTGAACCGATCATCGTTCAAAACGTTGTTATTTTAGGAAAAGTTATCGGTCTATATCGGGAAATTTATTAA
- the glnA gene encoding type I glutamate--ammonia ligase, with protein sequence MGTKFTKEEVKNRIQEENVKFIRLQFTDLLGTIKNVEIPLSQLDKALDNQMMFDGSSIEGFVRIEESDMYLYPDLDTFVIFPWTSEKGKVARFICDIYNPDGTPFEGCPRYNLKKNLKKMEELGFSKFNIGTEPEFFLFTLDERGEPTMELNDKGGYFDLAPTDLGENCRRDIVLELEEMGFEIEASHHEVAPGQHEIDFKYADALKHCDDIQTFKLVVKTIARKHGLHATFMPKPLFGVNGSGMHANMSLFKNGENAFFDPNGEEQLSNSAYKFIAGIIKHATSFTAVTNPTVNSYKRLVPGYEAPCYVAWSGRNRSPLIRIPSSRGVGTRIEVRSVDPAANPYLAISVMLAAGLDGIENNLDAPTPVDRNIYVMDKAERERNGIQDLPATLYDALQLLKQDPVLVNALGEHLFEHFIEAKEIEWDMFRTQVHPWEREQYIQQY encoded by the coding sequence ATGGGGACAAAATTTACTAAAGAGGAAGTAAAAAACCGAATTCAGGAGGAGAATGTAAAGTTTATTCGTCTACAATTCACTGATTTATTAGGAACCATTAAAAACGTGGAAATTCCATTAAGTCAGTTAGACAAAGCACTAGACAATCAAATGATGTTTGATGGTTCTTCTATCGAAGGATTTGTACGTATTGAAGAATCAGATATGTACTTATATCCGGATCTTGATACATTTGTTATTTTTCCTTGGACATCTGAGAAAGGGAAAGTAGCACGATTCATTTGTGACATTTATAATCCAGATGGTACTCCATTTGAAGGTTGCCCACGTTATAACTTAAAGAAAAACTTGAAGAAAATGGAAGAGCTTGGCTTTAGCAAATTCAACATTGGAACAGAACCTGAATTTTTCCTCTTCACATTAGATGAGCGTGGCGAACCAACGATGGAATTAAACGATAAAGGTGGATACTTTGACTTAGCTCCTACTGACCTTGGGGAAAACTGCCGCCGTGACATCGTGCTTGAATTAGAGGAAATGGGTTTTGAAATTGAAGCTTCTCACCACGAAGTTGCACCTGGTCAACATGAAATTGACTTTAAATACGCTGATGCACTTAAACATTGTGATGACATTCAAACGTTCAAATTAGTTGTTAAAACAATTGCTCGTAAGCATGGTCTTCATGCAACATTTATGCCGAAGCCACTATTTGGCGTAAACGGTTCTGGAATGCACGCTAACATGTCATTATTTAAAAATGGTGAAAATGCCTTTTTTGATCCAAATGGAGAAGAGCAATTAAGTAACTCTGCATATAAGTTTATTGCTGGTATTATTAAACACGCAACAAGCTTTACAGCTGTGACAAACCCAACTGTTAACTCATACAAACGTTTAGTACCAGGTTACGAAGCACCATGTTATGTTGCTTGGTCTGGTCGTAACAGAAGTCCATTAATTCGTATTCCTTCATCTAGAGGAGTAGGTACACGAATTGAAGTTCGTAGTGTAGACCCTGCAGCTAATCCTTATTTAGCAATATCCGTTATGCTAGCAGCAGGACTAGATGGAATTGAAAATAATCTTGATGCACCAACTCCTGTTGATCGTAACATTTATGTAATGGATAAAGCAGAGAGAGAAAGAAATGGAATTCAAGATTTACCAGCGACATTATATGATGCACTTCAATTGCTAAAACAAGATCCAGTTCTTGTTAATGCACTTGGTGAACACTTATTTGAACACTTTATAGAAGCAAAAGAAATTGAGTGGGATATGTTCCGTACACAAGTACACCCTTGGGAACGTGAACAATATATTCAACAGTATTAA
- a CDS encoding SDR family oxidoreductase: MNILLTGATGFVGKILTKRLLENGHHVFAVIRNEKKGEKLISSISPKLRNNLFILQGDISDDNLGISEELTSLLRDKIDTVYHSAAYLSFDQNDREKTFNINVNGTRRLLEFSKKINIKKFFYVSTAYTLGEDEFALEELHPLHKTFVNYYEESKCHAEHLAFEYRNAFSVSIFRPAIIIGDSNTGEADTSFGLYGIIKSFELLKRRIEKRERLQHNKFHFLCDPDTTQNLVPVNYVVDILSSAIVHAKRDKIYHITNPNPPTNQLISDLVQAYLGFNNVELSTDLNREMTKEEMLFNEPLKIFHNYMQRNITFVNANTKELLKSSNQSELYMDQPMLKRIIAKGNQFSYA, from the coding sequence ATGAATATTTTACTAACTGGAGCTACAGGATTTGTTGGCAAAATACTAACGAAAAGATTACTTGAAAATGGACATCATGTCTTTGCTGTTATTCGGAACGAGAAAAAAGGAGAAAAGTTAATCTCATCTATATCGCCAAAATTACGTAACAATTTATTCATTTTACAAGGTGATATATCAGACGATAATCTAGGTATTTCTGAAGAACTTACAAGCTTATTAAGAGACAAAATTGATACCGTTTACCATAGTGCTGCGTATTTATCATTTGATCAAAATGATAGAGAAAAAACCTTTAATATTAATGTCAATGGTACACGAAGATTATTGGAATTTAGTAAAAAAATTAACATAAAAAAATTCTTTTATGTAAGTACGGCTTACACATTAGGAGAAGATGAATTTGCATTAGAGGAATTACACCCGCTTCATAAAACATTTGTAAACTATTATGAGGAAAGTAAATGCCATGCTGAACATCTTGCTTTTGAATATCGGAATGCTTTTTCTGTCAGTATCTTTAGACCAGCTATTATCATTGGTGATTCGAATACGGGTGAGGCGGATACAAGTTTTGGACTTTATGGCATTATAAAAAGTTTTGAGTTACTAAAACGTAGAATCGAAAAAAGAGAAAGATTGCAACATAATAAGTTTCATTTTTTATGTGACCCTGACACTACTCAAAACCTGGTTCCGGTCAATTATGTAGTCGATATATTAAGTTCAGCAATAGTCCATGCGAAAAGGGACAAGATATACCATATTACGAACCCGAACCCACCGACTAACCAGTTAATTTCTGATCTAGTTCAAGCATATTTAGGTTTTAATAACGTAGAGCTTTCAACCGATTTGAATAGAGAGATGACCAAAGAAGAAATGCTTTTTAATGAACCGCTCAAAATCTTTCATAATTATATGCAAAGAAACATTACATTCGTCAATGCAAATACAAAAGAATTATTGAAGAGCAGTAACCAGAGTGAATTATATATGGATCAACCGATGCTCAAGCGTATTATTGCAAAGGGAAATCAGTTTTCTTATGCCTAA
- a CDS encoding aminotransferase class I/II-fold pyridoxal phosphate-dependent enzyme, whose amino-acid sequence MDYTYEQLAEQIETMVAEQHQYVKRIVEYNQHKVLQAFQQNKVSDTHFQQSTGYGYDDLGRDVLEKVYADIFRTEDALVRPQIVSGTHAISTSLYGVLRPGDELLYMTGKPYDTLQKIVGNDSTDTGSLYDYNISYKEATLKENGSVDFESVQKLISNRTKVIGIQRSKGYDNRPSYSVDEIKEMIRFVKEISPHCIIFVDNCYGEFTEKLEPTDVGADLMAGSLIKNPGGGIAKIGGYIVGRKDLIELCANRLTSPGLGKEVGASLNQLQDMYQGLFLAPHVVGEALKGAIFTACMLERLGYHTNPSYSDKRTDLIQSVTFHDPESMIQFCQAIQKASPVNSHVCPYPSDMPGYDHEVIMAAGTFIQGASLELTADGPIRPPYTAYVQGGLTYEHVKIAVISALKSIRPIKHV is encoded by the coding sequence ATGGACTATACCTATGAACAATTAGCAGAACAAATCGAAACAATGGTTGCAGAACAGCATCAATATGTAAAAAGAATTGTAGAATATAACCAACATAAAGTGTTGCAGGCATTTCAACAAAATAAGGTGAGCGACACCCATTTTCAACAATCCACTGGTTATGGTTACGATGATTTGGGTAGAGATGTCTTGGAGAAAGTATACGCGGATATATTTCGGACTGAAGATGCACTCGTACGACCGCAAATTGTATCTGGAACCCATGCCATTTCCACATCACTTTATGGAGTTTTGCGTCCTGGCGATGAGTTGTTGTATATGACGGGAAAGCCATATGATACTTTACAAAAAATTGTAGGTAATGATAGTACCGATACTGGTTCATTATATGATTATAATATCTCATATAAAGAAGCTACCTTGAAAGAAAATGGCTCCGTTGATTTTGAATCGGTACAAAAACTGATATCCAATCGGACGAAGGTAATTGGCATTCAACGTTCGAAAGGATATGATAACAGGCCATCTTATTCAGTAGACGAAATAAAAGAAATGATACGTTTTGTAAAAGAAATCTCCCCCCATTGCATAATTTTTGTTGATAACTGTTATGGAGAATTTACCGAAAAATTAGAGCCAACAGATGTTGGTGCAGATTTAATGGCAGGTTCTTTAATCAAGAACCCCGGTGGAGGAATAGCGAAAATAGGTGGTTACATTGTTGGTCGTAAAGACTTAATCGAACTATGTGCGAACCGGTTAACGTCCCCAGGTTTAGGGAAAGAGGTAGGTGCTTCATTAAATCAACTTCAGGATATGTATCAAGGATTATTTTTAGCTCCCCATGTAGTAGGAGAAGCATTAAAAGGTGCAATCTTTACTGCATGTATGCTAGAACGATTAGGTTATCATACGAACCCGTCCTATAGCGATAAGAGAACGGATTTAATTCAGTCTGTAACCTTTCATGATCCTGAATCAATGATCCAATTTTGTCAGGCTATTCAAAAAGCTTCGCCGGTTAACTCACACGTTTGTCCATATCCTAGTGATATGCCGGGATATGACCATGAAGTTATTATGGCTGCAGGTACATTTATCCAAGGTGCAAGTCTAGAACTTACTGCCGATGGTCCGATTCGTCCACCGTATACCGCATATGTTCAAGGGGGATTAACGTACGAACATGTAAAAATTGCAGTTATTTCGGCGCTGAAATCCATTAGGCCAATCAAACATGTTTAA
- the hfq gene encoding RNA chaperone Hfq produces the protein MGQSVNIQDQFLNQIRKNKVQVTVFLTNGFQLRGLVKSFDNFTVLLETDGKQQLIFKHAISTFAPSQNITLDKE, from the coding sequence ATGGGACAGTCTGTAAATATTCAAGACCAATTTTTAAATCAAATACGAAAGAATAAGGTACAAGTAACGGTTTTCTTAACGAATGGATTTCAACTGCGCGGTCTTGTGAAATCATTCGATAATTTTACTGTATTGCTTGAGACAGATGGTAAGCAACAGCTTATTTTTAAACATGCAATTTCAACGTTTGCACCATCCCAAAACATTACACTTGATAAAGAATAA
- the miaA gene encoding tRNA (adenosine(37)-N6)-dimethylallyltransferase MiaA — protein sequence MKIPVVAVVGPTAVGKTKLSIEIAKRFHGEVISGDSMQIYKGLDIGTAKVKPEEMEGIPHYMIDILEPSESFSVASFQLMVQNYIKDINERDKLPIIAGGTGLYIQSVLYDFQFSEEKRDESFTEKLEEELEEKGIDHIHRRLAKVDPEQARKIHPNNVRRVIRALEIYEKTGMTMSELHEHQKQNSPYTPILIGLQMEREELYNRINRRVDSMMEEGLLQEVERLYDQGLHNVQSMQGIGYKEFIPYFEGKIPLQEAVDTLKRNSRRYAKRQYTYFRNKMNIHWYPISEQTAHKTFSTILQDLEGLLGKITKY from the coding sequence ATGAAGATTCCAGTTGTAGCAGTTGTAGGTCCTACAGCTGTTGGTAAAACGAAATTAAGTATTGAAATAGCAAAAAGGTTTCATGGTGAGGTCATTAGTGGGGATTCCATGCAAATTTACAAAGGTCTTGACATTGGAACGGCGAAAGTGAAGCCCGAAGAAATGGAAGGAATTCCACACTACATGATTGATATCCTTGAACCGAGTGAGTCATTTTCGGTCGCTTCTTTTCAACTCATGGTCCAAAATTATATTAAGGACATTAATGAGCGGGATAAGCTTCCGATAATTGCAGGTGGAACTGGACTATACATTCAATCAGTATTATACGACTTTCAATTTTCAGAAGAGAAAAGAGATGAAAGTTTCACCGAAAAACTGGAAGAAGAGTTAGAAGAAAAGGGAATTGACCATATACATAGACGTTTAGCTAAAGTGGATCCTGAACAAGCAAGAAAAATCCACCCTAACAATGTACGTCGTGTTATTCGGGCCCTTGAAATATACGAAAAAACCGGAATGACAATGTCAGAATTACATGAGCATCAAAAACAAAATTCTCCATACACCCCTATTTTAATTGGTTTACAAATGGAGCGTGAAGAGTTGTATAATCGGATTAATCGTCGGGTAGATAGTATGATGGAAGAGGGGCTTCTACAAGAAGTGGAGAGGCTTTATGATCAAGGGTTACATAATGTACAATCAATGCAAGGTATCGGGTATAAAGAGTTTATCCCTTATTTCGAAGGAAAGATTCCATTACAGGAAGCTGTCGATACGTTAAAAAGAAATTCCCGTCGCTATGCAAAGCGGCAATATACATATTTTCGTAATAAAATGAACATCCATTGGTACCCTATTTCAGAACAAACGGCTCATAAAACTTTTTCAACAATTTTGCAAGATTTAGAAGGATTGCTAGGAAAAATCACGAAATACTGA
- a CDS encoding MerR family transcriptional regulator: MSDEGRRSMPLFPISIVISLTELTARQIRYYEEHELIKPARTKGNRRLFSFNDVDRLLEIKDLIDKGVNLAGIKAMFEMKEKQNSVAQQKEEVIVEERRDLSDKELREMLRKDLMQAGKHNKTSLIQGELSRFFH, from the coding sequence ATGAGTGATGAAGGTCGTCGCTCAATGCCTCTCTTTCCAATTAGCATCGTGATTTCATTAACTGAGCTCACAGCAAGACAGATACGGTATTATGAAGAACACGAGCTTATTAAACCAGCAAGAACGAAAGGTAATCGCAGGCTTTTTTCTTTCAATGATGTCGATCGATTACTTGAGATCAAAGATTTAATCGACAAAGGGGTAAACTTAGCTGGTATTAAAGCGATGTTTGAAATGAAAGAGAAGCAAAACAGTGTGGCACAACAAAAAGAAGAAGTGATTGTAGAAGAACGAAGAGATCTATCCGACAAAGAGTTAAGAGAAATGTTGCGGAAAGACTTAATGCAAGCTGGCAAACATAATAAAACTTCGTTAATCCAGGGAGAGTTATCACGATTCTTCCATTAA
- a CDS encoding MFS transporter, which yields MKTTWAISIFYFFVFFSFGGLFSLLTLYLKNEALLTGGQIGTIMSVGPIIMIISQPFWGIICDYTRKPKLVLTITVFLTGICGLAYLINTSYIWIFIVAISVAFFQSAIVPISDSLVTSFVHQHQSTSYGTLRLWGAVGFSVSVLVVGKISELFGSVYIFLIFALALTIATYFAYQIPQQKESYIGAKLSTGLKKLITVPHYILFLFVTFFVFGPIYANNFYFSLFFESLGATMAGIGIAFLLMAGSEVPFMRYADAFIHKAGIIKIILLAAIVSGLRWYLYFIEPPQWVVFATAVMQGFSIGLFIPAALQYVKMISPKSVQVTAVSFYSAAGNGLGCWFCSILGGIIMDVYNIYITYLFYGLLTTIGVICVLFLPKLEMKHRNFA from the coding sequence TTGAAAACAACATGGGCAATTAGCATCTTTTATTTTTTTGTATTTTTTAGTTTCGGCGGTCTATTTTCCTTATTAACATTATATTTAAAAAATGAGGCACTCCTAACAGGAGGGCAAATTGGCACAATTATGTCTGTTGGGCCGATTATTATGATTATTTCTCAACCGTTTTGGGGGATCATCTGTGACTATACTCGGAAACCCAAACTCGTTTTAACGATTACTGTTTTTTTAACTGGCATATGTGGTTTGGCCTACCTGATTAATACGAGTTATATTTGGATATTCATTGTGGCCATTTCAGTGGCTTTTTTCCAGAGTGCGATTGTGCCTATATCCGATAGTTTAGTTACGAGTTTTGTGCATCAACATCAATCTACAAGTTATGGAACTCTACGATTGTGGGGGGCAGTAGGATTCTCTGTCTCTGTATTAGTCGTTGGGAAAATTTCCGAACTTTTCGGTTCCGTTTATATTTTCTTGATTTTTGCGCTGGCACTAACGATAGCGACGTATTTCGCTTATCAAATACCTCAGCAAAAAGAATCGTACATTGGGGCTAAGTTAAGTACAGGATTGAAAAAATTAATTACTGTCCCTCATTACATTTTATTTTTATTTGTGACGTTTTTTGTGTTCGGACCAATCTATGCTAACAATTTCTATTTTAGTTTATTTTTTGAATCTCTCGGTGCAACAATGGCTGGTATTGGAATTGCATTTTTATTAATGGCGGGAAGTGAAGTGCCATTTATGCGATATGCGGATGCATTCATTCACAAGGCTGGTATTATTAAAATCATTCTTTTAGCTGCCATAGTATCTGGGCTAAGGTGGTATTTATACTTTATTGAACCACCACAATGGGTTGTGTTTGCGACAGCAGTAATGCAAGGATTTTCAATAGGTTTATTTATTCCAGCGGCACTTCAATATGTAAAAATGATATCACCGAAAAGTGTCCAAGTTACCGCTGTTTCATTTTACTCAGCAGCAGGAAACGGACTTGGTTGTTGGTTTTGTTCGATTTTAGGTGGAATCATTATGGATGTTTATAACATTTATATAACGTATTTGTTTTATGGATTATTAACAACAATTGGGGTTATTTGTGTATTGTTTTTACCGAAACTTGAAATGAAACATAGAAATTTTGCATAA
- a CDS encoding alpha/beta fold hydrolase: MEKEKQNLLNYHIYRKSVHSDWIVFVHGIGGNHKIFYKQIDEMKEHYNLVLLDLPGHGVSADFHHDDDTLSLTCQLIVELLNTLNIKRAHFIGVSLGTIILQYMAMQCPDRFKSMVLAGSVGKWLKWGEMVGRLSLSTPIRKLLPYMVPYVLFAHIVMPKNNHKKSRDIFIREAQKLGAASYIRWAKVARDSVYIYSRLNEQKNRIPKLYISGAEDYMFLKGIKRHVANEDFSKLYTINQCGHVCNIEKYEEFNEVSLNFLKENTIFTKDISAL, from the coding sequence ATGGAAAAAGAAAAACAAAATCTATTAAACTATCACATTTACAGGAAAAGTGTACATTCAGATTGGATTGTCTTCGTTCATGGTATTGGGGGCAACCATAAAATCTTTTATAAACAAATCGATGAAATGAAGGAGCACTATAACTTAGTGCTCCTTGATTTACCGGGTCATGGTGTATCTGCTGACTTTCACCATGACGATGATACCCTCTCTTTAACATGCCAGTTAATTGTGGAACTTTTAAATACATTAAATATTAAAAGAGCACATTTTATAGGGGTATCATTAGGGACGATTATTCTGCAGTATATGGCAATGCAATGTCCCGACAGGTTTAAATCAATGGTATTAGCAGGAAGTGTGGGAAAATGGCTGAAGTGGGGAGAGATGGTAGGAAGGCTGTCATTGTCCACACCTATTCGAAAACTACTACCTTATATGGTTCCCTATGTTTTATTTGCTCATATTGTCATGCCGAAAAACAATCATAAGAAGTCTAGAGATATTTTTATCCGTGAAGCGCAAAAATTAGGTGCTGCCTCATATATTCGATGGGCTAAAGTTGCTAGGGACTCTGTTTATATATATAGCCGCCTTAATGAACAAAAAAATCGTATACCTAAATTATATATTTCTGGAGCGGAAGACTACATGTTCTTAAAAGGGATTAAACGTCATGTAGCAAATGAGGATTTTTCGAAGTTATATACGATTAATCAATGTGGCCATGTTTGTAATATTGAAAAGTATGAAGAGTTTAATGAGGTCAGCCTAAATTTTTTGAAGGAAAACACTATATTTACAAAAGATATTTCAGCACTATAA